CAGAGCGCTTGTTCAAAGCGGCATCGACGGTCAGGTTCACATAGACATCGCCGGAGATGCGCGGTGCCAGCTCCGCGAGTTCCTCGACTGGGAGCGCCTCGAGCGGTGTCTTCTGCTCGATCGCCTTGCGAACGAGTCGTCCCACCTGATGGTGGGCGTCACGGAAGGGAACTCCCTTGCCGACGAGGTAGTCGGCGAGTTCCGTCGCGTTGGCGTAGCTACCCTCGGCGGCGCGGCGCGTGCGCTCGCGGTCGACTCGAAGGCCTTCGAGAATGCGCGGCACGATGCGCAGTGACATCGAAAGTTGGGCCATCGCGTCGAAGAGTGGCTCCTTGTCCTCCTGGAGATCCTTGTTGTAGGCAAGCGGAAGGCCCTTGAGGACCGTAAGCACGCTCACGAGCGAGCCGAGCATCCGACCGGTCTTTCCTCGAAGGAGTTCACAGGCATCGGGATTCTTCTTCTGCGGCATGAGGCTGCTGCCGCTCGTCACCGAGTCGGGCAACTCGATGAAGCCCGCCTCCGCCGAGGTGTAGAAGATGAGGTCCTCGGCGAGGCGCGAGAGATGCACCGCGCAGAGTGCGGCGGCGGCAAGCGCTTCGACGACGAAGTCGCGATCGCTCACCGCATCGAGACTGTTCGCCGTGGGGCCTGAGAAGCCGAGATCACCGGCCAGGGCTTCTCGATCGATCGGGTAGGCCGTTCCTGCAAGGGCGCCTGAGCCGAGCGGACACTCCGACGCTCGCTCCGCGGCGTCCTCGAAGCGATCGCGGTCGCGCGCGAGCATCTCGGCGTAGGCGAGGCACCAGTGGCTGAAGAGAATCGGCTGGGCCCGCTGGAGATGAGTGAAGCCGGGAATGACGGTGCCGCGCTCCCGCTCGGCCAGGGCGACGAACGAGCTGACGGCTGCCTCGAGCTCCTGCTGGCGCAGTGTGATCTGGCGCAGCGTCCAGAGCCGGAGGTCGGTTGCAACCTGGTCGTTGCGGCTCCGGCCCGTGTGAAGTTTCTTGCCGAGGTCGCCGACGCGAGCGACCAGCTCGCGTTCGACCCAACTGTGCACATCTTCGTCGTCGGCATCCTCGATCGACTCGGGCGACTCGATGGCGAGTCGGGCCACTTCGCGCAGGGCCGCGATCAGGCGGTCGCGCTCCTCCGCATTGAGGACGCCGCAGCGCTCGAGCGCCCTGGCCCAGGCGATGGACCCCTCGACATCCTCCTGCACCAGCGTGCGATCGAACGGGAGCGAGTTGTTGAGCGAGCGAAAGAGATCATCCGCAGCGCCGCTGAAGCGGCCGGCATAGAGCGTGGTCAAGGGTGGACTCCTCTCGAAGTCGTGGCGCGCAGGGAGTGACGGGGCGGCCTTACCGGGCCGGTGCCGAGGTGCGGGCAGGGGAGTTCGCCGATCGCGCGGGTGAGGCGGGAGCGGGTGCCGAAGCGGTGGTGGGCGAGGTCGGCGGCGAGCCGGGCTGGGTCGACGCCGCTCGCTCCGCCTCCGACAGGGCTCGGATGCGTGAGGGCAGGGCGAAGAGCCTGATGAAGCCCTCGGCGTGCGTCTGGTCGTAGACCTCGTCGGCGCCGAAGGTGGCGAACGCTTCGTGGTAGAGCGCGTTCGGGCTGCGGCGACGCACAGTCACGGCGCGACCCTTGAAGAGGCGCACGGCGACATCGCCGGTCAGCGGCCTCGCGATCGTCTCAGCGGCGGCCCAGAGCGCCGCACGCAGCGGCGTGAACCACTCGCCGTTGTAGACGAGTTCCGCGAAGTCGAGTGCAAGCCGCTCGCGATGGTGAAGCGTCTTGCGATCGAGGACCAGTTCCTCGAGCCCGCGCAGCGCCTCCATGAGGATGGTGCCACCGGGGGTCTCATAGCAGCCTCGGCTCTTCATGCCGACGAGTCGATTCTCGATGAGATCCACCCGCCCGACGCCATGGGGTGCACCGAGTTCGTTGAGCCGAGTCAGGAGCGCGACGGGATCGAGCGTGCGACCATCGACCGCGACGGGCATGCCCGACCGGAAGGAGACGATGACCTCGTCAGCGCGATCGGGCGCCTTCTCCGGATTCGCCGTCCGGGTCCAGATGTCCTCCGGCGGCGGATTCCACGGGTTCTCAAGCGCGCCACCCTCGTGGGAGATGTGCCAGAGGTTCGCATCACGCGAGTAGATCTTGGTGGCGCTCGCCGTGGTCGGGATGTTGCGTTCCTGAAGGTAGGCCAGCATCTGCTCGCGGCTCCGCAGCTCCCAGAGGCGCCACGGGGCGATCACCCGGAGTTCCGGCGCGAGCGCCGCATAGGTGCTCTCGAAGCGCACCTGGTCGTTGCCCTTGCCCGTGCAGCCATGGGCCACGGCATCGGCGCCGTGTGCCCGCGCGGCATCGACCTGCGCCCGCGCAATGATCGGGCGCGCAATCGAGGTGCCCAGAAGGTAGCGGCCTTCATAGACCGCGCCGGTCACCACCATCGGGAAGACGAAGGACTCGAGAAACTCACGCCGCAGGTCGACGACTTCGCAGTGGCTCGCGCCGGTGCGCAGAGCCTTCGCCTCGACGCCTTCGAGTTCAGCCGCCCCCTGGCCGACATCGGCGACGACGGCGATGACTTCGCAGCCGGGCCAGCGCTCCTTGAGCCATGGAATGATGCAACTCGTGTCGAGGCCGCCGGAGTAGGCAACGCAGATCTTGCGGGGAGGATGGTTGGATGAGGTGGTCATGGTGGTGGGGTCAGCGGGGCTTCGAGAGCTGGTGAAGGAGCAGGGCGTTCTGGACATGCATGCGGTTCTCCGCCTGATCAAAGACGATCGATCGCTCGCTGTCGATGACGGCGTCGGTGACTTCCTGGCCTCGGTGGGCCGGCAGGCAGTGCATGAAGAGCGCGGATCCTCCGGCTCGGGCCATCAACGCCTCATCGACCCGGTAGGGCTCAAAGAGCGCCGTGCGCTCCGGACTATCCGGCTGGTTCATGCTGGTCCAGATGTCGGTGTAGACCGCGTCGGATCCGGCGACCCGGTCGAGGTCATTCGTCACCTCAATGACGGCACCCGTGCGGCAGGCGCGCGCCTCGGCGGTTCGGAGCACCTCGTCCGACGGCTCGCAGCCGCGAGGTGTGATGACTACCAGTCGGCAGCCGACCGTGGCGGCCATCTCGATGACGGAGTGGCAGACATTGTTGCCGTCACCGACCCACGCGAGGCGACCGTGCTTGAACTTGAACCCGTGCTCGGCGAGGGTCATGAAGTCCGCGAGCGCCTGGCAGGGGTGATGAAGATCGCTCAGCGCATTGATGACTGGAATCCGCGCGTTCTGCGCGAGGACCTCGATGGTGGCGTGGTGCGCTGTCCGAGCCACGATGGCATTGGCCCATCGCTCGAGGTTGTGGCCGTAGTCGGCGATCGACTCGCGCTGCCCGATCGGCCGGGTTTCGTGATCGAGATAGACGGCGATTCCACCGAACTTCGCGAAGCCGATCTCGAAGCTCACGCGCGTACGCAGCGACGGCTTCTCAAAGAGGAGCACGATCGACTTCTGCGCGAAAGCGTGTCGCCAAGGGGCGTAGTCGGCCTTCAGGCGCCGCGCATCTTCAAGCAGCGGAAGGATCTCGTGGACCGCGAGATCGGTGATTCGGAGCAGGTCCTTGCAGCCGAGTTCAACGGATGGACGGGTGGATTCACGCGTGGTGGGCACAAGGGGCTCCGGTGGGGTGTGAGGTTGAAGAGATCAAAGGCGCTTTCATCGCAGGGGTCTCGGTCGAACCGGGCGACGACTTGACCGATCGGTCCCGGGATGCGATCACGCGCGTGCCCGCGTGGCCACCGGTCAGAATCTCGCGCAGGGTCGCCGGGTCGTTCCACGAGGCAATCAGCACGCGCCCGACCGCGGAACCCGCGTGTTCGGCGGCATCGAGGGCGCCGCGCACCTTCACGGTCATGCCGCCGGAAATGACGCCTTCACCAATCCACGACTCCGCCTGAGCGCGGTCGATCGAGGGAACGATCTCGCCATCGAGACCGCGCACTCCCGGGACATCGGTCAGCAGAAGGAGTGTCGACGCACCCACCAGCGCCGCAACGGCCGCCGCTGCGTCATCGGCGTTCACATTCAGAAGGCCACCATCAGGATCGAGACCGATGGAGCTCATCACGGGAAGGAACCCGCCTTGAAGAAGATGCTGGAGCAGAAGTCCATCGCCTCCTGTGATCTCGCCGACGCGACCGGGATCGAAGGCATAGCGCCGCGCCACTTCGACTCGACAGCAGAGGCCATCGGTGAGCCCGAGTCCCACCGCCGGAACTCCGCGCGAGGTGAAGTGACCGACGAGCGCGGTGTTGATGACCCCGGCGAGCACTCCCGCAATCTGATCCATCTGCTCGGGCGGTGTGATGCGAATGCCATCGCGCCTCTCGGTGCCGAGACCCATGCGTTCAAGCTGGCGATCGACGGCGCGCCCGCCACCGTGCACGATGATGATTCCGTTCGCGCTGTCCATCGCTTCGCGGGCCTTCACCCGAGGGCGCGCTTCGGCGGCAGCCGATCGTGATCCGTGACGCGCGGCTTCGACGACGGCGTCGAGCATCGCGCGCGTGGCGAGGGGATCGTCGAGGAGGGCGCCGCCCACCTTGATCACCGTGATGCTGGAGCGTGGAGCCTTGGTCATGAAGTGCGTCCTGAGACCCCGGAGAGTGGCGTGGAGGAAAGGGCGGTTCCCTCGGGAAGATCAAAGCGGATGTTGAAGGCCTGGACCGCCTGGCCTGCGGCGCCCTTCAGCAGGTTGTCGATGGCGCTCACGATCACGGCGTGTCGTCCTGATCGATCGGAGCCAACGGCGATGTCGCAGTAGTTCGTGTGCACCACCGAGGCAATCGAAGGCCATCGCCCCTCGGGAAGGACTCGGACAAATGGAGCTTCGGCATACGCGTGCCGCAGGCAGGCGCGGAGATCGGCGGCGGCGACGCCTGGGGCGAGTGCCGGATGGATGGTGCTCACGATGCCGCGATCGAGCGGAAGGAGGTGGGGAGTGAAGAGCACTTCCACTCCGCACTCCTGCGCCATCTCTGGCGCGTGGCGATGCTGGAGGACTCCGTATGGCTGATAGGAGACCTCACAGAAGAGGCTCTTGAGGCTGGGGGTGCGCCCCGCACCGCTGACACCACTGGCGGAGTCGACGATGAGCACGCCTCCTTCGCGCAGCAGGCCCGCGGCGCGGATCGGCGCCACGGGCAGGATGACGCTGGTCGGATAGCAGCCGGGGCAGGCGATGAGATCGGCGTGCCGGATCTCCTCGCGGCGCAGTTCAGGCAGGCCATAGACCGCACTCTCGAGAAGTTCGCTGGCGCCGTGCTCGAAGCCGTAGTGCTCGGGGTAGAGCGAGGGTGAGCGGAGCCGGAAGGCCGCGGAGAGATCGAGGACCACCACGCCCGCCGCTCGCAGTGCGGGGGCCAACTCCACGCTCGCCTCATGAGGGGTGCAGAGAAAGACCGCGTCGGGGGCGTGCGCCATGATCGCCTCGACCGAGGCGGCCTCTATCGTCAGTTCCGTCTCGCCGAGGAAGCGCGGATGAAGCGCGTCGAATCGCTCAGGGGTGCCACCGCGACGGTCGGAGCCGAAGAGTCCGGCGAGTCGAACCGCGGGGTGCTTCAGCAACAGGCCAACCAGTTCGGCGCCGCTGTACCCGGCAGCGCCGACGATGCAGACGGTGATGTGGTCGTGGGTCACGCGCGTCGCACCTCGAGCGGGCGACGCCGCTCCGAGCGAGGCGTGACCTGTTCAAGTCCCGCCAAAGAGCGGACCTGCTCGCAAAGCTGGCGAGCGGCCGATTGATCTCGGCAGGCCACGAAGATCGTGTCATCGCCGGCGATGGTTCCGAGCTTCTCCGGGAGGCGAGCCTTGTCGATCTCCGCGGCGAGGAGGGAGGCGTGCCCCGATGGCGTGGTAAGGACGACAATCTGTCCCGCACAGGTCACCCATCGAAGGTGGGAGCGCACGGCCGCAGCCAGGTGCTCCGACTCTCCCTCGCGCTCATCCGCCGCCGGCTCCGCGAGCTGATATCCGCGAGGTCCCTTGACCACTCCGATGGCGCTCAGGTCGCGCGAGAGCGTTGCCTGCGTGATGACCACGCCATGTTCGTGAAGACGACGAAGGAGCTCCGCCTGACTGGCGATGCGCTCTTCACCAATGATGCGCTCGATGAGATGGCAGCGATGGGCTCTGGCAACCATGGGCATGATTATGCACACGGCTGCATACCAAAGTCAAGTTCAGTCAGGTCATTGCATAAGAGCGTGGGCGGACTCGCTCGGGATCGACGCGGCTGATGGGGTGGCTTCCATCGCCTCGCTCGGCCGCGAGGCGGCCGCCGGACGGGGGGTGGTGGGCGAGGGATCCCCGCTCTCCGAAGCGGCGGGCAAGCGGTCGGGAGACTCCTCGTGGGACTCCTTTGCACGATCGGCGGGGGGCGCGACAGCCGCGGAACCCGTGGTGGCGGGCTGCTGCGAGGCTTCCTTGCGCTTGAACGCCTCGATCCTTGTGCGGTCGGGACTGATGATCATGCTGAGCCGCTTGCCGTTCAATCGCGGCGCGAGTTCGACGCGTCCGAGGTCACCGAGGCGCTGGGCAATGTCCTCCATGCGGGCGTCGCCTCGGCTCTTGTGCGCGAGTTCGCGTCCGCGGAAGTTCTGCACGATCTGCACCTTGTGCCCTTCGAGAAGGAATCGACGCGCCTGGTTGATGCGGATCTCCACATCATGGGGATCGATCTTCATGGAGCGACCGAGGCGCACCTCCTTGAGTTCGGAGGTCTTCGTGCGGCTCTTGCTCGCCTTCTCCTTCTTGGCGGTCTCGTACTTGTACTTTCCGAAGTCCATGATCCGGCAGACGGGCGGACGGACATCCGGGGCGATCTCGACGAGATCGAGACCGAGCTCGCTCGCGCGGCGACGCGCGTCATCGGTCTCCACGATTCCGACTACCGTGCCATCCTGGTCAATCAGCCGGATGGGGGAGATGCGGATGCGATCATTGATGCGCGGCCCCATCGGGGCGTCATAGCGCGACATCGGGCGGCGTTGCGGGAACGGGGGAATACGAAGATCCTCGTGATGACGGTTACAGAACAATCGCCGCACCGACGAACCGTCGTCGGCGGTGGGCACCGGAACCGGATTGACCGGGGGCGACTCGGACCTGCACGGCACGCATGCTCATGCAGTCGCAGAGAAATTGGGAATCATCAGCGGATGAAGTCCTGATCCACGGGAGTCGCGGGCGGGAAACGCTCCCGCCAACTTCTGGAAGGTATCGGCCCGATCGCGGCGAGGCAACACTCAACCCCCGATTTCCATGCATTCTTTGCGTTCAATGTGCCATCTTCCGCTTGTCCCACCTCGCTTCGCGTTCGCATCCGGCCGAACGGCCCGGGGCTTGCCCGCCGACCTCAATCGCGGCCCAGCGCCCTCATCCCGCCCTTCAAGGAGCAAGCACGCTCGCGAGGGTTCGGGCCCCCCGGGATCGATACTCATCGACCAGCCGATCCACGAACTCGGCGAAGTCGAGCACTCCGGCATTCTCCGGTCGCCCGCGGACTCGCACGCTCACCTTCCGCTCCTCGGCGTCTCGTGGTCCGACGATCGCCATGTAGGGAATGCGCTCCTCGGCTGCCGTCCGGATGCGACCCTGAATGCGATCGCTTCCACTGTCGAGACCGGCGCGAAGTCCCTGCGCCCGAAGCGCCGTCTGAAGTTCGGCGGCGTAGGCCTCGCTCTTCTCGCTGATCGGCAGCACGCGCACCTGCTCGGGGCTGAGCCAGAGCGGGAACGCTCCGCCGAAATGCTCGATGAGACAACCGATGAAGCGCTCCATGCTGCCGAAGGGCGCACGGTGAATCATCACCGGTCGATGCAGAGAGTTGTCGGAGCCGACATAGGAGAGGTCGAAGCGCTCCGGCAGGTTGTAGTCGACCTGCACGGTGCCGAGCTGCCATGCGCGACCGATGACATCCTTCACGATGAAGTCGATCTTCGGGCCGTAGAAGGCTGCCTCGCCAGCCTCCGCCGTGAAGGGAACGCCCAGCCACTCGGCCGCCGCGCGACACGCCGCCTCCGCGCGCGACCAGTTCGCCGGATCGCCGACATACTTGCTCGAGTCGGGATCGCGCAGGCCGACCCGCACGCGGTAGTCGCTCATGCCAAG
This region of Phycisphaeraceae bacterium genomic DNA includes:
- the argF gene encoding ornithine carbamoyltransferase, with the protein product MPTTRESTRPSVELGCKDLLRITDLAVHEILPLLEDARRLKADYAPWRHAFAQKSIVLLFEKPSLRTRVSFEIGFAKFGGIAVYLDHETRPIGQRESIADYGHNLERWANAIVARTAHHATIEVLAQNARIPVINALSDLHHPCQALADFMTLAEHGFKFKHGRLAWVGDGNNVCHSVIEMAATVGCRLVVITPRGCEPSDEVLRTAEARACRTGAVIEVTNDLDRVAGSDAVYTDIWTSMNQPDSPERTALFEPYRVDEALMARAGGSALFMHCLPAHRGQEVTDAVIDSERSIVFDQAENRMHVQNALLLHQLSKPR
- the argC gene encoding N-acetyl-gamma-glutamyl-phosphate reductase — translated: MTHDHITVCIVGAAGYSGAELVGLLLKHPAVRLAGLFGSDRRGGTPERFDALHPRFLGETELTIEAASVEAIMAHAPDAVFLCTPHEASVELAPALRAAGVVVLDLSAAFRLRSPSLYPEHYGFEHGASELLESAVYGLPELRREEIRHADLIACPGCYPTSVILPVAPIRAAGLLREGGVLIVDSASGVSGAGRTPSLKSLFCEVSYQPYGVLQHRHAPEMAQECGVEVLFTPHLLPLDRGIVSTIHPALAPGVAAADLRACLRHAYAEAPFVRVLPEGRWPSIASVVHTNYCDIAVGSDRSGRHAVIVSAIDNLLKGAAGQAVQAFNIRFDLPEGTALSSTPLSGVSGRTS
- the argB gene encoding acetylglutamate kinase produces the protein MTKAPRSSITVIKVGGALLDDPLATRAMLDAVVEAARHGSRSAAAEARPRVKAREAMDSANGIIIVHGGGRAVDRQLERMGLGTERRDGIRITPPEQMDQIAGVLAGVINTALVGHFTSRGVPAVGLGLTDGLCCRVEVARRYAFDPGRVGEITGGDGLLLQHLLQGGFLPVMSSIGLDPDGGLLNVNADDAAAAVAALVGASTLLLLTDVPGVRGLDGEIVPSIDRAQAESWIGEGVISGGMTVKVRGALDAAEHAGSAVGRVLIASWNDPATLREILTGGHAGTRVIASRDRSVKSSPGSTETPAMKAPLISSTSHPTGAPCAHHA
- the argH gene encoding argininosuccinate lyase; its protein translation is MTTLYAGRFSGAADDLFRSLNNSLPFDRTLVQEDVEGSIAWARALERCGVLNAEERDRLIAALREVARLAIESPESIEDADDEDVHSWVERELVARVGDLGKKLHTGRSRNDQVATDLRLWTLRQITLRQQELEAAVSSFVALAERERGTVIPGFTHLQRAQPILFSHWCLAYAEMLARDRDRFEDAAERASECPLGSGALAGTAYPIDREALAGDLGFSGPTANSLDAVSDRDFVVEALAAAALCAVHLSRLAEDLIFYTSAEAGFIELPDSVTSGSSLMPQKKNPDACELLRGKTGRMLGSLVSVLTVLKGLPLAYNKDLQEDKEPLFDAMAQLSMSLRIVPRILEGLRVDRERTRRAAEGSYANATELADYLVGKGVPFRDAHHQVGRLVRKAIEQKTPLEALPVEELAELAPRISGDVYVNLTVDAALNKRSVAGGTAPERVAEGIERAKRRLGARRKGATVRRTRRGDPRAPVVEFRDARMEDIDDLCRLVDLWALRGENLPRTRDDILEKITDFGVATVDGAVAGCASLWVYTPQLAEIRSLGVNETTHGQGLGSGLVQFFLEKARSLGIPKVFVLTRAPKFFERCGFRQVSVNSLPEKILKDCSKCPKNTACDEIAMVIETGATIPQAALAEPHDA
- the infC gene encoding translation initiation factor IF-3; translation: MSRYDAPMGPRINDRIRISPIRLIDQDGTVVGIVETDDARRRASELGLDLVEIAPDVRPPVCRIMDFGKYKYETAKKEKASKSRTKTSELKEVRLGRSMKIDPHDVEIRINQARRFLLEGHKVQIVQNFRGRELAHKSRGDARMEDIAQRLGDLGRVELAPRLNGKRLSMIISPDRTRIEAFKRKEASQQPATTGSAAVAPPADRAKESHEESPDRLPAASESGDPSPTTPRPAAASRPSEAMEATPSAASIPSESAHALMQ
- a CDS encoding argininosuccinate synthase: MTTSSNHPPRKICVAYSGGLDTSCIIPWLKERWPGCEVIAVVADVGQGAAELEGVEAKALRTGASHCEVVDLRREFLESFVFPMVVTGAVYEGRYLLGTSIARPIIARAQVDAARAHGADAVAHGCTGKGNDQVRFESTYAALAPELRVIAPWRLWELRSREQMLAYLQERNIPTTASATKIYSRDANLWHISHEGGALENPWNPPPEDIWTRTANPEKAPDRADEVIVSFRSGMPVAVDGRTLDPVALLTRLNELGAPHGVGRVDLIENRLVGMKSRGCYETPGGTILMEALRGLEELVLDRKTLHHRERLALDFAELVYNGEWFTPLRAALWAAAETIARPLTGDVAVRLFKGRAVTVRRRSPNALYHEAFATFGADEVYDQTHAEGFIRLFALPSRIRALSEAERAASTQPGSPPTSPTTASAPAPASPARSANSPARTSAPAR